The Drosophila sulfurigaster albostrigata strain 15112-1811.04 chromosome 3, ASM2355843v2, whole genome shotgun sequence genomic sequence CCATCTCTGAGTTGGGCATTTATCCAGCTGTCGATCCCTTGGACTCAACTTCGCGCATTCTGGATCCCGATATTGTGGGCGAGGAGCATTATAATGTGGCCCGTGCCGTGCAGAAGACGCTGCAGAGCTACAAGTCGCTGCAGGATATCATTGCTATTCTGGGCATGGATGAGCTCTCCGAGGATGATAAACTGACGGTGGCACGTGCCCGCAAGATTCAGCGGTTCCTTTCGCAACCCTTCCAGGTGGCCGAGGTTTTCACAGGTCATCCGGGCAAGCTTGTGCCTGTGGAGAAGTCCGTAGAAGGTTTCAAGCGTCTGCTCAACGGTGAATACGATGATATTCCAGAGATTGCTTTCTATATGGTCGGAGATGCTGAGGAGGCATTGGCCAAGGCAAATCGATTGGCGTCCACCATGAATCCGGATGAAGCAGATGCGGATCCAAAGAAAGATAAGAAAAAGGATGAGAAGAAAACTGAGGGCGGGGATAAAAAGGAAGTAAAAGCAGAGGAAtctaaagagaaaaaagacGACAAGAAAGCAGATGAGAAAGAAAAGGAGCCACCAAAATCCGAAGCTAAGGACTCGAAAGACGATTCTTCCAAAGACAAGAAGAAATAAGCGATCTCTGACTTTGCGcactttacttttaataactcaatttaattaataattcaatttgttaattaataatttcaaattaactatttgttatttgaataaatagaTACAAACATTTATGTAGAAAAGTAAATCTTGTATACATAAGCAGATATATAGTCCTTACGCCTATAGCCTAACTCATTAGTTAGAGCGAGCTAGATAATGTAAAGAGTATGCAATTtccgaaaaatattttttaatttaaacggGTTTGACTTTTGTGCATCGGCTGCTTTTAACATTCAAATTGGCgcgctttaattttaattgtagtaCTCTAAACAGGCGACTGATGGCGCCACTCAATTGACTTGCTgtatttctgcttgctgctaaTTTATGTTCGCCTAGTACTTCACCTGCTGATTTAGCAATTTTTGAACGTTGCAATATCgagtggccaacaacaacagcaacaaccatacttactattaataattgttgttttaaCTACTtatgttgtggttgttgttgcaatttccgaaaaaatattttcaaattttaacggctttgaatgtttttttgcatCGGTTGCTTTTAAGATTCAAATTGGCGcgctatttaatttatgtgcgGTACATAGAACGGACGACAGATGGCGCCACTCAAGTGACCTGCTGTatatctgcttgctgctgatttatgttcgcctggtatttctcCTGCCGATGTAGCCATTTTTGACCAACcagtggccaacaacaacaataaccaaactattaataattgttttgttttattacgtAATTACGTTCTGCTTGCTGccgatttatgttcgcctggtatgtCAACTGataaattgcaacattttgccgCTCGTTGCGGCATTTCAGTGGTcaataactacaacaaccacattACTAATAATTGTTGCCttaattacatatattgtagttgttgtggcaTGGTGAAAAAGACTTTAAAGTTTAAGGGAATTATTACTtaggaaatgtatttaactgGCAagtgtgtatattttattattattatttatttgtatataaattcttgaaAGAAAGCCTTAAAAGAGAACAATACAGATTGGATAGCTTAGTTCCattattaatttcatcattATCAGCATCATCAGAGGGGTAGTTCCTAATCTTCATCCTTCAGATACTGTATCTTTCTTGCGATCAGCCATTGCTCCGATTGGGCAAAAAAGTCACGTTCCCACGGATTCCCGTCAATGCCTATATGCTGCAAATGAGGCAGCGTCTCATTCAAGTCGGGCAGAAATGTCAGCTGATTGTAGTTAATTAACAGATCTTTGACTTTGTTTAGACTCTTCAGAATATCGCTGCTAATCTCTGTCAATTGATTGTGACGAATATCCAGCACCCTCAGATTTTGTATAGGAACAAACAGGCCCTCGGGAAGCACACGCAATGCATTATTGGCGAGCAAGAGTGTATCCAAAACTGGCAATTTCTCAAAGGTGCCAGGGTCCAGCTGCTGGAGTTTATTGCCGTTTAGATTAAGCTTACGCATGTAAGGCATTGGCAAGTAATCATAGAGACCTTGCTTGTCCACCTCTTTGTAGCCGAAAAGATTCGGACTTAGAATTTCGAGACCATTGTATGACAAGTCGAGCGTTTCAAGTTGCTTGAGTTCTTCAAAGGCGTGTTCTTTTAGTTCCAATTTACCGTTTGACTGCAAATGCAGAAAACGTAACGATGTCAGGCCTGCGAAGTGAGCACTCTTCAAAACGGCAATTTTATTGCCCGATAATTCCAGCCACACAAGTTCACCTAGCGACTCGAATTGGTTTTCGACAAGCTCACTTATGCTGTTGTTTGAGAGATCCAATATTTCCAGTCCAAACACCTTCTCTGCTGAGGAGGCATCAACTTCTGCAGGTAGTGTAATCTGAAACTTCattccaaaacaaaaacagtagagctttaatattttaaacgaCACATGACAAATTTCTTGCTGCAAATTAACATACTTGAGTgagcttattgttgttgaggtACAGCTTTTTCAAGTATGGACAATTGCCAAAGGTGATGTTAAAGGTTGTCAAAACGTTATGACTAAGGTCTAAGATATTTAGAGATCCCATGTATGGCAACTCTACATGATTTAGAgaattattttcgaaaaaaccaaaaatcaaattgGGAAATTTGCTCAACAAATCCTTTGTGAGAACACTAAGCTTATTGTCGCTGGCGTAGATCTGTCCCAATAAGCAATCGGTGGGAAAGTGAGAGACCAGCAGTTG encodes the following:
- the LOC133842523 gene encoding leucine-rich repeat-containing protein 15-like: MSFLNWSILWLICGVATAATQTCEIVDSGIYSIKCHELSSLEEINDVPTTNLRGLEIRNTQTKLTIGAANSSLNMPQLSFLDLHVPRLELLNEGFSNLPHLWHLNISGCGVEQLLVSHFPTDCLLGQIYASDNKLSVLTKDLLSKFPNLIFGFFENNSLNHVELPYMGSLNILDLSHNVLTTFNITFGNCPYLKKLYLNNNKLTQFQITLPAEVDASSAEKVFGLEILDLSNNSISELVENQFESLGELVWLELSGNKIAVLKSAHFAGLTSLRFLHLQSNGKLELKEHAFEELKQLETLDLSYNGLEILSPNLFGYKEVDKQGLYDYLPMPYMRKLNLNGNKLQQLDPGTFEKLPVLDTLLLANNALRVLPEGLFVPIQNLRVLDIRHNQLTEISSDILKSLNKVKDLLINYNQLTFLPDLNETLPHLQHIGIDGNPWERDFFAQSEQWLIARKIQYLKDED